A single window of Deltaproteobacteria bacterium DNA harbors:
- the hypB gene encoding hydrogenase nickel incorporation protein HypB, which translates to MCGSCGCGHEEVHLDGDALGDHAHDHAHAHDHAHDHAHDHARASRVIRVEHDLLAKNDAYATRNREWLAARRIAAVGLLASPGAGKTTLLEATVRRLGDRLPLAVIEGDPRTSRDAERLRTLGVPALQLNTGRGCHLDAHMVGHALERLPPLEGGLLFIENVGNLICPALFALGETRRVVLLSVTEGDDKPEKYPEAVACADLLVLSKLDLLPHVPFDPERCLSDARRVRPRLEALCLSALTGDGMDAWCDWLVRLARAA; encoded by the coding sequence ATGTGCGGGAGCTGCGGCTGTGGGCACGAGGAAGTGCATCTTGACGGGGATGCGCTGGGCGACCACGCGCACGACCACGCACACGCGCACGACCACGCGCACGACCACGCGCACGACCACGCGCGTGCGTCGCGCGTGATCCGCGTGGAGCACGATCTGCTAGCCAAGAACGACGCCTACGCGACGAGGAACCGGGAGTGGCTCGCCGCGCGGAGGATCGCCGCGGTGGGACTGCTCGCGAGCCCGGGGGCGGGGAAGACCACGCTTCTCGAGGCGACAGTGAGGCGGCTCGGCGACCGCCTGCCGCTCGCGGTGATCGAGGGCGACCCGCGGACCAGCCGGGACGCGGAGCGGCTCCGCACGCTCGGTGTGCCCGCGCTGCAGCTCAACACCGGGCGGGGCTGCCATCTAGACGCGCACATGGTCGGGCACGCGCTCGAGCGGCTCCCCCCGCTCGAGGGAGGCCTGCTCTTCATCGAGAACGTGGGGAACCTCATCTGCCCGGCGCTCTTCGCGCTCGGCGAGACGCGGCGCGTGGTGCTGCTCTCGGTGACCGAAGGGGACGACAAGCCCGAGAAGTATCCGGAGGCCGTGGCCTGCGCGGACCTCCTCGTGCTGAGCAAGCTCGACCTGCTGCCCCACGTGCCCTTCGACCCCGAGCGGTGCCTCTCCGACGCGCGGCGGGTGCGACCGCGGCTCGAGGCGCTCTGCCTCTCCGCCCTCACGGGCGATGGGATGGAT
- the hypA gene encoding hydrogenase maturation nickel metallochaperone HypA, with protein MHELSLCRELVEVACTEAQRHAVARVRTVRVVVGQLAGVEPEALRFAFEVVARGTAVEGATLELVEELGRARCAPCATEVPLPSRFEPCPRCGGYELSLVAGDRLRLAELEVD; from the coding sequence ATGCACGAGCTGTCGCTGTGTCGTGAGCTCGTGGAGGTCGCCTGCACCGAGGCGCAGCGGCACGCGGTCGCGCGCGTGCGGACGGTGCGCGTCGTGGTGGGCCAGCTCGCGGGGGTGGAGCCCGAGGCGCTTCGCTTCGCCTTCGAGGTCGTGGCCCGAGGCACCGCGGTGGAGGGCGCGACGCTCGAGCTCGTCGAGGAACTAGGACGCGCGCGCTGTGCGCCGTGCGCCACGGAAGTGCCGTTGCCGAGCCGCTTCGAGCCCTGCCCGCGCTGCGGCGGATACGAGCTTTCCCTCGTGGCCGGGGACAGGCTGCGGCTGGCCGAGCTGGAGGTCGACTGA
- a CDS encoding PAS domain S-box protein has translation MDRQAQLAELERFALDRVPGPALLERAVATLARGLNLELGVLLELREGQLAPLAGHGFRPGWLERSWLGDGPGSFSEFVSAASGPLVIEKVEGERRFTLPAPLLEHGAKGCVFQRVPLGRERRGVLGAASHHPRTFSEPDLFFLHSVAFILESTLHHAEVEAALRQSEAKYRVLLEQSADAVFIADAQGRYVDVSDLACTMLRRTRDEILRMTIPELVVIEPQEPALRMNLLTENETATTVRTLRRGDGTTFRAEVNARQLPDGRAIGIVRDVTQREADATALRQLSERLSQALRASKAGAWEWEVIADRMFWSDEIYPLMGLEPGSIVPSVQSWVDRVHPDDRPSVAAQVMETIQRRQNLDFEFRLVRPNGEVRWIRAVGNISFDSHGDPLRIFGLQMDVTAQKESERARLEAEDRAHSAQRLEALGRLAGGVAHDFNNLLTGILAAAGLALQESDHPGQARQDLQTIIDAAKRASGLTRQLLAFGRQRPHHPEAVDLLAHLTELEPMLQRLVGEEITLELHHEAHLPAAFIDPGRLDQMILNLVLNARDASPRGGRVMVRTARTASDPSLPGPDGAPAGERFVSVQVQDNGVGMDRETLSRAFEPFFTTKESSRGTGLGLATVHGLAEASGGAVRARSEPGRGSTFELLLPVAGGAVPMKKVEAPREREAGQGTVLVVEDNALIRRLAERILGGAGYAVLSAASGTEALARLTEHARPVELLLCDVVMPGLSGPEVAEQVLARYPEVPVLFMSGYADDVLHRHGVALENAPLLNKPFTPAELLEAVAARRKAG, from the coding sequence ATGGATCGCCAGGCCCAGCTCGCCGAGCTCGAACGGTTCGCGCTCGATCGAGTCCCGGGCCCGGCCCTCCTCGAGCGGGCCGTCGCCACCCTGGCCCGAGGCCTGAACCTGGAGCTCGGCGTGCTACTCGAGCTCCGCGAGGGTCAGCTCGCGCCTCTCGCGGGGCACGGCTTCCGGCCGGGCTGGCTCGAACGCTCGTGGCTTGGCGACGGACCGGGCTCGTTCTCGGAGTTCGTCTCCGCCGCGAGCGGGCCGCTGGTCATCGAGAAGGTGGAAGGCGAACGGCGCTTCACCCTGCCCGCCCCGCTCCTCGAGCACGGCGCGAAGGGGTGCGTCTTCCAGCGCGTTCCCCTCGGCCGGGAGCGACGCGGCGTCCTCGGGGCGGCGAGCCACCATCCGCGGACCTTCTCCGAACCCGACCTCTTCTTTCTGCACAGCGTGGCCTTCATCCTCGAGAGCACCCTGCACCACGCGGAGGTGGAGGCCGCTCTCCGCCAGAGCGAGGCGAAGTACCGCGTGCTGCTCGAGCAATCGGCCGACGCGGTCTTCATCGCGGACGCCCAGGGGCGCTACGTAGACGTGAGCGACCTGGCCTGCACCATGCTCCGCCGCACGCGGGACGAGATCCTTCGCATGACCATCCCCGAGCTGGTGGTGATCGAACCGCAGGAACCCGCTCTGCGGATGAACCTTCTGACCGAAAACGAGACGGCCACGACCGTCCGCACGCTGCGCCGGGGGGACGGGACCACGTTCCGCGCGGAGGTGAACGCCCGGCAACTGCCGGACGGGCGCGCCATCGGCATCGTGCGCGACGTGACCCAGCGCGAGGCCGACGCCACAGCGCTGCGCCAGCTCTCCGAGCGGTTGAGCCAGGCCCTGCGTGCCTCCAAAGCCGGGGCGTGGGAGTGGGAGGTCATCGCGGACCGCATGTTCTGGTCCGATGAAATCTATCCGCTGATGGGCCTCGAACCGGGCTCGATCGTGCCCAGCGTCCAGAGCTGGGTCGATCGCGTACATCCGGATGATCGGCCGTCGGTGGCGGCGCAGGTGATGGAGACCATCCAGCGTCGGCAGAACCTCGACTTCGAGTTCCGCCTCGTGCGGCCCAACGGCGAGGTGCGGTGGATTCGTGCGGTGGGCAACATCAGCTTCGACTCCCATGGTGACCCGCTCCGCATCTTCGGCCTCCAGATGGACGTCACCGCCCAGAAGGAGAGCGAGCGCGCCCGCCTGGAGGCGGAGGATCGCGCGCACTCGGCGCAGCGGCTCGAGGCCCTCGGGCGGCTGGCCGGCGGCGTGGCGCACGACTTCAACAATCTGCTGACCGGCATCCTGGCCGCCGCGGGCCTGGCCCTGCAGGAGAGCGATCACCCGGGCCAGGCACGGCAGGACCTGCAGACCATCATCGACGCGGCCAAGCGCGCTTCCGGGCTCACCCGGCAGCTCCTCGCGTTCGGGAGGCAGCGGCCGCACCACCCCGAGGCCGTGGACCTGCTGGCGCATCTGACCGAGCTCGAGCCGATGCTCCAGCGCCTGGTGGGCGAGGAGATCACGCTGGAGCTGCACCACGAGGCCCACCTGCCCGCCGCGTTCATCGACCCGGGGCGCCTGGATCAGATGATCCTGAACCTCGTGCTCAACGCCCGCGACGCCTCGCCGCGGGGCGGTCGCGTGATGGTCCGCACCGCACGCACGGCCTCGGATCCGTCGCTGCCGGGGCCCGACGGCGCCCCGGCGGGTGAGCGCTTCGTCTCGGTGCAGGTGCAGGACAACGGGGTGGGGATGGACCGCGAAACCCTCTCGCGCGCCTTCGAGCCCTTTTTCACCACGAAGGAGAGCTCGCGCGGGACGGGCCTGGGGCTGGCCACGGTCCACGGCCTGGCCGAGGCGAGCGGCGGCGCGGTGCGCGCCCGGAGCGAACCGGGACGCGGCAGCACCTTCGAGCTCCTCCTGCCGGTGGCGGGCGGCGCCGTGCCGATGAAGAAGGTCGAGGCGCCCCGGGAGCGCGAAGCCGGGCAAGGGACCGTGCTGGTGGTGGAGGACAACGCGCTCATCCGACGCCTCGCCGAGCGCATCCTGGGCGGCGCCGGCTACGCGGTGCTCTCGGCGGCGAGCGGCACGGAGGCCCTCGCGCGCCTCACGGAACACGCGCGTCCCGTCGAGCTCTTGCTCTGCGACGTGGTGATGCCGGGGCTGAGCGGGCCCGAGGTGGCCGAGCAGGTGCTCGCGCGCTACCCCGAGGTCCCCGTGCTCTTCATGAGCGGCTACGCCGACGACGTGCTCCACCGGCACGGCGTGGCGCTCGAGAACGCGCCGCTGCTCAACAAGCCCTTTACCCCGGCCGAGCTCCTGGAAGCGGTGGCCGCGCGGCGGAAGGCCGGCTGA
- a CDS encoding MBL fold metallo-hydrolase, translating into MQLRWLGTAGFHLRYRGHELLLDPFLSRLPGASPVIRARVEDFAHVSLILLSHGHFDHAQDAAALARVSGAEVYGPEVTCRVLEAQGLPRARLHANERHAEVAFAGARIRIVPSRHIRFDASLIARTTALVLRGGVGPELLRRAEAYPEGSSSELLLDFDGYRILFSGSGGGDYRALAKLAPDCFLLPFAGRTDVVDYYLRALKLLRPRTVVLHHFDDFFPSFVVDYPVQAFCTRAARELPEMQLVVPEPEEWFGLP; encoded by the coding sequence GTGCAGCTGCGCTGGCTGGGCACCGCGGGCTTTCACCTCCGCTACCGGGGCCACGAGCTGCTCCTCGACCCGTTTCTCTCGCGCCTTCCGGGGGCGTCGCCGGTAATCCGTGCCCGGGTCGAGGACTTCGCCCACGTCTCGCTCATCCTGCTCTCGCACGGGCACTTCGATCACGCGCAGGACGCGGCGGCGCTGGCTCGCGTATCCGGGGCCGAGGTCTACGGCCCGGAGGTCACCTGCCGCGTGCTCGAAGCGCAAGGCCTCCCGCGCGCGCGGCTCCACGCCAACGAACGTCACGCCGAGGTGGCCTTCGCCGGGGCGCGCATCCGCATCGTCCCCTCCCGGCACATCCGCTTCGACGCGTCGCTGATCGCCCGCACCACGGCGCTCGTGCTGAGAGGGGGGGTGGGTCCGGAGCTCCTCCGGCGCGCGGAGGCCTATCCCGAAGGTTCCAGCTCGGAGCTGCTCCTCGATTTCGACGGCTACCGCATCCTCTTTTCGGGGAGCGGCGGCGGCGACTACCGGGCGCTGGCGAAGCTCGCGCCGGACTGTTTCCTGCTTCCCTTCGCGGGGCGCACCGACGTGGTGGACTACTACCTGCGGGCGCTCAAGCTCCTCCGTCCGCGGACCGTGGTCCTGCACCACTTCGACGATTTCTTCCCCTCCTTCGTGGTGGACTACCCCGTGCAGGCTTTCTGCACACGCGCCGCGCGCGAGCTTCCCGAGATGCAGCTCGTCGTGCCCGAGCCCGAGGAGTGGTTCGGCCTGCCGTGA
- a CDS encoding heavy metal translocating P-type ATPase: protein MRKPSAHETKRARGPWLESFSVTAIIAWATLVGIGVHLALRYATHVGREAELLPLYVTLLVGGVPLLLDIGVKLVRRDLGADLLAGISIVAAVLLGEFLAAALVVLMLSGGVALERYAVARASSALEALARRMPQEAHRKEAQGVRKVALHEVDVGDELVVLPHEICPVDGEVLEGHGVMDESYLTGEPYQIGKAPGSTVLSGAINGEAALTIRATKRAVDSRYASIMKVMEASQQKRPRLRRLGDQIGALYVPIALGTALAAWLVSGDPLRFLAVLVVATPCPLLIGIPVAIIGAVSLSAKRGIVIRDPAVLEQLERCQTMILDKTGTLTHGKPELTEVVLTGATTREELLQRVASLEQYSKHPLASAVLRAAKEAKVELLEAGAYHERPGQGVQGLVGGRAVELTSRVMLVKRHPELEATLPPQLAGLEAMVVLDGVYAATLRFRDRPRGDSKSFIDHLGPKHRLHRLLIVSGDRRSEVEYLAAQVGIDHVFAEQSPEDKVAIVREEMAKAPTIFLGDGINDAPALTLATVGVAFGQHSDVTSEAAGAVIMDSSLQRVDEFFHVGRRLRQIALQSAVGGLLLSLVGMVFAAVGYLPPVAGALVQEAIDLLAIVNALRAALPPRQLHDY, encoded by the coding sequence ATGCGGAAACCCTCGGCCCACGAGACGAAGCGGGCCCGAGGGCCGTGGCTCGAGAGCTTCTCCGTCACCGCGATCATCGCCTGGGCCACGCTGGTCGGCATCGGCGTGCACCTCGCCCTGCGTTACGCGACCCACGTCGGGCGGGAGGCGGAGCTGCTCCCCCTCTACGTCACCCTGCTCGTGGGGGGCGTCCCGCTCCTGCTCGATATCGGCGTGAAGCTCGTGCGGCGCGACCTCGGGGCCGACCTGCTCGCGGGGATTTCGATCGTGGCCGCGGTCTTGCTCGGCGAGTTCCTCGCAGCGGCGCTGGTCGTGCTCATGCTCTCCGGAGGAGTGGCGCTCGAGCGGTACGCCGTCGCGCGTGCCTCGTCGGCGCTCGAGGCCCTGGCGCGGCGCATGCCCCAGGAGGCGCACCGCAAGGAGGCGCAGGGGGTGCGCAAGGTCGCGCTCCACGAGGTGGACGTGGGCGACGAGCTGGTGGTCCTGCCCCACGAGATCTGCCCCGTGGACGGCGAGGTGCTCGAGGGACACGGCGTGATGGACGAGTCGTACCTGACGGGGGAGCCCTACCAGATCGGCAAGGCCCCCGGCTCGACCGTGCTCTCGGGGGCGATCAACGGGGAGGCCGCGCTCACGATCCGGGCCACGAAGCGGGCCGTGGATTCGCGCTACGCGAGCATCATGAAGGTCATGGAGGCCTCGCAGCAGAAGCGGCCTCGGCTGCGGCGCCTCGGCGACCAGATCGGCGCGCTCTACGTGCCCATCGCGCTCGGCACGGCGCTCGCGGCGTGGCTGGTCTCGGGCGACCCGCTGCGCTTTCTCGCGGTGCTGGTGGTGGCCACCCCCTGCCCGCTTCTGATCGGGATCCCGGTGGCGATCATCGGCGCCGTGTCGCTCTCGGCCAAGCGGGGCATCGTGATCCGCGACCCCGCGGTGCTCGAGCAGCTCGAGCGCTGCCAGACGATGATCCTCGACAAGACCGGCACGCTGACCCACGGCAAGCCCGAGCTGACGGAGGTGGTGCTGACGGGAGCCACGACGCGGGAGGAGCTCCTGCAGCGCGTGGCGAGCCTCGAGCAGTACTCGAAGCATCCGCTGGCGAGCGCGGTGCTGCGCGCGGCGAAGGAGGCCAAGGTCGAGCTCCTCGAGGCGGGCGCGTATCACGAGCGACCGGGCCAGGGGGTGCAGGGGCTCGTGGGAGGCCGCGCGGTTGAGCTCACGAGCCGCGTCATGCTCGTCAAGCGACATCCCGAGCTCGAGGCGACGCTGCCGCCGCAGCTCGCGGGGCTCGAGGCCATGGTGGTGCTCGACGGGGTCTACGCGGCGACCCTGCGCTTTCGGGACCGGCCGCGCGGCGACAGCAAGAGCTTCATCGACCACCTGGGGCCGAAGCACCGCCTGCATCGGCTGCTGATCGTGTCGGGGGACCGCCGGTCGGAGGTGGAGTACCTGGCGGCGCAGGTGGGGATCGACCACGTCTTCGCCGAGCAGAGCCCCGAGGACAAGGTGGCCATCGTGCGCGAGGAGATGGCGAAGGCCCCGACGATCTTCCTCGGAGACGGGATCAACGATGCGCCGGCTCTGACCCTGGCGACCGTCGGCGTGGCCTTCGGCCAGCACAGCGACGTGACCTCCGAGGCGGCCGGAGCGGTGATCATGGACTCGTCGCTGCAGCGGGTGGACGAGTTCTTCCACGTCGGGCGCAGGCTGCGGCAGATCGCCCTGCAGAGCGCCGTCGGGGGATTGCTCCTGAGCCTCGTCGGCATGGTCTTCGCCGCGGTCGGGTACCTGCCCCCGGTGGCCGGAGCGCTCGTGCAAGAGGCCATCGACCTACTGGCCATCGTGAACGCGCTGCGAGCGGCGCTGCCGCCGCGGCAGCTCCACGACTACTAA
- a CDS encoding cytochrome C oxidase subunit IV family protein yields MSAAQSTETHAPHVLPVKVYLGIFGALLFLTLLTVGVSYLDLGGPAIAVAMVVAVIKASLVVGYFMHLKFENRFLSLVFIGSLGFLVLFFAIIFIDLSSRGDVLKEQDTFSLQKEKALEKLAAPPAVVPAAVPAAVPATK; encoded by the coding sequence ATGTCCGCCGCTCAGTCGACCGAGACGCACGCGCCCCACGTCCTGCCGGTGAAGGTCTACCTCGGCATCTTCGGCGCGCTGCTCTTTCTCACCCTTCTCACCGTCGGCGTTTCGTACCTCGACCTCGGTGGGCCGGCCATCGCGGTGGCGATGGTCGTGGCCGTGATCAAGGCCTCGCTGGTGGTGGGCTACTTCATGCACCTGAAGTTCGAGAACCGTTTTCTCAGCCTGGTCTTCATCGGCTCGCTGGGTTTCCTCGTGCTCTTCTTCGCCATCATCTTCATCGACCTCTCCTCGCGCGGGGACGTGCTGAAGGAGCAGGACACCTTCTCGCTGCAGAAGGAGAAGGCGCTCGAGAAGCTCGCCGCTCCGCCGGCCGTCGTTCCCGCCGCCGTTCCTGCCGCCGTTCCCGCCACGAAGTAA
- a CDS encoding cytochrome c oxidase subunit 3 family protein produces the protein MSTTAQTAHGEHPAFLQHHFHTPEQQASSSKLGMWLFLAQEVLFFGGVFLAYAVIRYFYPETMLAGHEHLNVPLGATNTVVLLTSSLTMALAVRAAQLGDRKKQVLFLAATIALACTFLVIKYFEYAHKIHLGLLPGRLYEGKGIAGHPQIFFAIYFVMTGLHGLHVLAGIGVLLWVLRRANRGDFGPGYHTPVENVGLYWHLVDIIWIFLFPLLYLVK, from the coding sequence ATGAGCACGACCGCACAGACCGCTCACGGCGAGCACCCCGCGTTCCTGCAGCACCACTTCCACACCCCGGAGCAGCAGGCGTCGTCCTCCAAGCTCGGGATGTGGCTCTTCCTGGCCCAGGAGGTGCTCTTCTTCGGCGGAGTGTTCCTGGCCTACGCCGTGATCCGGTACTTCTACCCGGAGACGATGCTCGCGGGGCACGAGCACCTGAACGTCCCCCTCGGCGCGACGAACACCGTGGTGCTCTTGACCTCGAGCCTCACCATGGCGCTCGCGGTGCGCGCGGCGCAGCTCGGCGATCGGAAGAAGCAGGTCCTCTTCCTGGCCGCCACCATCGCGCTGGCCTGCACCTTCCTCGTCATCAAGTACTTCGAGTACGCGCACAAGATCCACCTCGGACTGCTGCCCGGACGGCTCTACGAGGGCAAGGGGATCGCCGGCCACCCGCAGATCTTCTTCGCCATCTACTTCGTCATGACCGGGCTGCACGGGCTACACGTGCTGGCGGGGATCGGCGTCCTGCTCTGGGTGCTCCGGCGCGCCAACCGGGGCGATTTCGGCCCGGGCTACCACACCCCCGTCGAGAACGTGGGTCTCTACTGGCACCTCGTGGACATCATCTGGATCTTCCTCTTCCCGCTGCTCTACCTCGTGAAATAA
- a CDS encoding cbb3-type cytochrome c oxidase subunit I, producing the protein MTTATDVMAPPGGGHAAAGDNYLKARRGILSWIFTLDHKRIGVMYLASILTFFMVGGLFALTVRLELWTPKGELLSPDMYNKFFTLHGAVMIFLFIIPSIPASLGNLILPLMLGTKDVAFPRLNLASYHLYVIGAVVLLYSIVSGAVDTGWTFYTPYSVTTNTSVITAVLGVFILGFSSILTGINFIVTIHKMRAPGMTWMKMPLFVWGLYATALIQVLATPVLAITLLLLAIEKWVGIGIFDPAMGGDPVLFQHFFWFYSHPAVYIMIVPGFGIVSELMTIYSRKRIFGYKPIAYSSLAIAVIGFLVWGHHMFVAGQSEYASTVFSFLTFGVAVPTAIKIFSWVATMYRGCITLTTPMLYGLAFIVLFSIGGLTGIFLGALSTTVHLHDTYFVVAHFHYTMMGGTVIAFLGGLHHWWPKFTGKHYSERWAKVSWALVFIGFNTTFIAQFLLGSNGMPRRYHAYDKVAPDLLPLFQQLHQISTVGSLVLGTGLFIALFYFAHSLLRGKPAAGNYCGGRSLEWQTTSPPPEHNFAEPPVCTEGPYEFPEIEKGAAH; encoded by the coding sequence ATGACCACTGCTACCGATGTAATGGCTCCTCCGGGTGGGGGGCACGCCGCCGCCGGGGACAACTACCTGAAGGCGCGTCGCGGCATCCTGTCCTGGATCTTCACGCTCGACCACAAGCGGATCGGCGTGATGTACCTGGCCTCGATCCTCACCTTCTTCATGGTGGGGGGCCTCTTCGCCCTCACCGTCCGTCTCGAGCTCTGGACCCCCAAGGGCGAGCTCCTGAGCCCGGACATGTACAACAAGTTCTTCACGCTCCACGGCGCGGTGATGATCTTCCTCTTCATCATCCCGTCGATCCCGGCCTCGCTCGGCAACCTCATCTTGCCGCTGATGCTCGGGACCAAGGACGTGGCCTTTCCGCGGCTGAACCTGGCGAGCTACCACCTCTACGTGATCGGCGCGGTGGTGCTGCTCTACTCGATCGTGTCGGGCGCGGTGGACACGGGCTGGACCTTCTACACGCCCTACAGCGTCACCACTAACACCTCGGTCATCACCGCGGTCCTCGGGGTCTTCATCCTCGGCTTCTCGTCGATCCTCACCGGCATCAACTTCATCGTGACGATCCACAAGATGCGCGCCCCCGGCATGACCTGGATGAAGATGCCGCTCTTCGTCTGGGGCCTCTACGCGACGGCGCTGATCCAGGTGCTGGCCACGCCGGTCCTGGCCATCACGCTCCTGCTCCTGGCCATCGAGAAGTGGGTCGGCATCGGCATCTTCGACCCGGCGATGGGTGGCGACCCGGTGCTCTTCCAGCACTTCTTCTGGTTCTACTCGCACCCGGCGGTCTACATCATGATCGTGCCGGGCTTCGGCATCGTCAGCGAGCTGATGACCATCTACTCGCGCAAGCGCATCTTCGGCTACAAGCCGATCGCCTACTCGAGCCTGGCCATCGCCGTGATCGGCTTCCTCGTCTGGGGGCACCACATGTTCGTGGCGGGGCAGAGCGAGTACGCCTCGACGGTCTTCTCCTTCCTGACCTTCGGCGTGGCCGTGCCGACGGCGATCAAGATCTTCAGCTGGGTGGCCACGATGTACCGCGGCTGCATCACGCTCACCACGCCGATGCTCTATGGCCTCGCCTTCATCGTGCTGTTCTCCATCGGCGGGCTGACGGGGATCTTCCTCGGCGCGCTCTCGACCACGGTGCACCTGCACGACACCTACTTCGTGGTGGCGCACTTCCACTACACGATGATGGGCGGCACGGTGATCGCGTTCCTCGGGGGATTGCACCACTGGTGGCCCAAGTTCACCGGCAAGCACTACAGCGAGCGGTGGGCCAAGGTCTCCTGGGCGCTGGTCTTCATCGGCTTCAACACGACCTTCATCGCCCAGTTCCTCCTCGGCTCGAACGGCATGCCGCGTCGCTACCACGCCTACGACAAGGTGGCGCCGGACCTGCTGCCGCTCTTCCAGCAGCTCCACCAGATCTCGACGGTGGGCTCACTCGTCCTCGGGACGGGGCTCTTCATCGCGCTCTTCTACTTCGCGCACTCGCTCCTCCGCGGCAAGCCGGCGGCGGGCAACTACTGCGGCGGCCGGTCCCTCGAGTGGCAGACCACGAGCCCGCCCCCCGAGCACAACTTCGCCGAGCCTCCGGTCTGTACCGAGGGGCCGTACGAGTTCCCCGAGATCGAGAAGGGCGCGGCCCACTAG
- the coxB gene encoding cytochrome c oxidase subunit II — translation MNPTSFLSLLAPAASGGEPTTWLPVQASAVAKDVDSLFYFILYLSTFFFVAIVFVTVLFVLKYRKRGDQAHPTSGNHHNRKLEITWSVIPAILLIVVFLWGFRDWMGMNVPPKDAMEVRVLARKWNWQFDYPSLDVTGQPELAVPVGKPVKLIMSATDVLHSFYVPAFRVKKDVIPNRYTVLWFQADRPGTYDIYCTEYCGTGHSGMFAKVKVLSPLEFQSWADNAGGGEKLGPVKWGEKLFTGRGCVGCHNPTRDQGGKPGPALAGKFGSDENLASGATVRVDDNYIRKSLMEPGADVVKGFQPVMPTYQGQLKDKEINALIEYIKSLK, via the coding sequence ATGAATCCGACGAGCTTCCTTTCGCTGCTCGCGCCCGCGGCGAGCGGCGGCGAGCCCACGACCTGGCTTCCCGTCCAGGCCTCCGCTGTCGCGAAGGACGTGGACTCGCTCTTCTACTTCATCCTCTACCTGAGCACGTTCTTCTTCGTGGCCATCGTTTTCGTCACGGTCCTCTTCGTGCTCAAGTACCGCAAGCGCGGCGACCAGGCGCACCCGACCAGCGGGAATCACCACAATCGCAAGCTCGAGATCACCTGGTCCGTGATCCCCGCCATCCTGCTGATCGTGGTCTTCCTCTGGGGCTTTCGCGACTGGATGGGGATGAACGTGCCGCCGAAGGACGCGATGGAGGTCCGGGTGCTGGCGCGCAAGTGGAACTGGCAGTTCGACTACCCCTCGCTCGACGTGACCGGCCAGCCCGAGCTCGCCGTCCCCGTGGGCAAGCCGGTCAAGCTCATCATGTCGGCGACCGACGTGCTGCACAGCTTCTACGTGCCGGCCTTCCGCGTGAAGAAGGACGTCATCCCCAACCGCTACACCGTGCTCTGGTTCCAGGCCGACCGCCCCGGGACCTACGACATCTACTGCACCGAGTACTGCGGCACCGGCCACTCGGGGATGTTCGCCAAGGTGAAGGTTCTCTCGCCGCTGGAGTTCCAGAGCTGGGCCGACAACGCTGGAGGCGGCGAGAAGCTCGGGCCGGTCAAGTGGGGCGAGAAGCTCTTCACCGGCCGCGGGTGCGTGGGCTGCCACAACCCGACCAGGGACCAGGGGGGCAAGCCCGGTCCCGCGCTCGCCGGCAAGTTCGGCTCCGACGAGAACCTGGCCTCGGGGGCGACGGTGAGGGTAGACGACAACTACATCCGCAAGTCGCTGATGGAGCCCGGGGCGGACGTGGTGAAGGGGTTTCAGCCGGTGATGCCCACCTATCAGGGGCAGCTCAAGGACAAAGAGATCAACGCGCTCATCGAGTACATCAAGTCGCTGAAGTAG